From Xylocopilactobacillus apis, a single genomic window includes:
- a CDS encoding deoxyribonuclease IV produces the protein MLIGSVQPFSGSNMLVSSVEGAINDKETTLMIYTGAPQNTRRSPLDLPKIEEGKEMMKEHGLSKMVVHAPYVINLANSVKKNVFDFGVEFLKEEVKRSEALGATQIVLHPGAHVGAGVDVGIESLIKGLNEVITKEQKIQIAIETMAGKGSEIGTTFEQLAYIIEHVTLNDKLSVTFDTCHTNDAGYDVKNNFDGVLEEFDQVIGLDRLKVLHLNDSKNPVGSHKDRHENIGFGTIGFDALNNIAHDPKLESIPKILETPSIEGKSPYKCEVAMLKEGKFNPDLIEKIKESN, from the coding sequence ATGCTAATCGGTTCAGTTCAGCCATTTTCTGGCAGTAATATGCTGGTATCATCAGTCGAAGGTGCGATTAATGACAAAGAAACAACTCTCATGATTTATACAGGAGCTCCGCAAAATACTCGGCGTTCCCCTCTTGATCTGCCAAAAATTGAAGAAGGCAAAGAGATGATGAAAGAGCACGGACTTTCTAAAATGGTTGTCCATGCTCCTTACGTTATTAATCTCGCTAATTCTGTTAAGAAAAACGTTTTTGATTTTGGCGTTGAATTTTTAAAAGAAGAAGTAAAACGATCAGAAGCTCTTGGTGCCACTCAAATCGTTCTTCATCCGGGAGCCCATGTCGGAGCTGGCGTTGATGTTGGAATTGAAAGCCTAATTAAAGGGCTCAATGAAGTAATTACTAAAGAACAAAAAATTCAGATTGCAATTGAAACAATGGCTGGAAAAGGCAGCGAGATCGGAACAACTTTTGAGCAGCTTGCCTACATCATTGAACACGTTACTTTAAATGATAAATTATCGGTAACTTTTGATACCTGTCACACTAATGACGCAGGATATGATGTCAAAAATAATTTCGATGGTGTCCTTGAAGAATTCGACCAAGTAATTGGGTTAGATCGCTTAAAAGTTCTCCATTTAAACGACTCAAAAAATCCTGTTGGCTCTCATAAAGACCGCCATGAAAATATCGGATTTGGAACAATCGGATTTGATGCACTAAACAATATTGCCCACGACCCAAAGTTAGAATCGATTCCTAAAATTTTAGAAACCCCTAGCATTGAAGGAAAATCACCTTATAAGTGTGAAGTTGCAATGCTTAAAGAAGGAAAATTCAATCCAGATTTAATAGAAAAAATAAAAGAATCCAACTAA
- a CDS encoding serine hydrolase domain-containing protein — MKFKNIKIFAFIALGIMIGGGFSYVYYVKRVRPRHLIAQQQQVYTVRKQDQQKIDHLQEVNHQLAMRGLLEDENKEVIDRLSPSKSQSIDKLMDKNYYIGSALLFKDGQIVYKKGFGYSDYQTKKKNTSNSLYQWASLQKSITAVLIMKSVEEGNLKLTDHLSKFYPTVPGSQKITIRQMLNMTSGLSVKDGKPIIPAKDVIKDNISRTTFDQKKWNHAMYSPVNYVLMAGILEKVNDTNYYQLIQDKIFKPLKLKNVGFTSAVDWKPIQMFSYQTPTPKTAPYLKTIPTNPLTYTKELGTGNVYSTAQTLLETQLSIVAGKIISKDDLRTLRNTTGGYYAGGVYNYDDHFYSHGLIAGYETSMYITNDGTNAIILMSNRSIPYPDLKKSYSFISSLYNQMMK, encoded by the coding sequence ATGAAATTTAAAAATATTAAAATTTTTGCGTTTATTGCGCTAGGAATTATGATTGGTGGAGGCTTTAGCTATGTTTACTATGTTAAACGAGTTCGTCCTCGTCATTTAATAGCCCAACAACAGCAAGTTTACACTGTTCGTAAGCAAGATCAACAAAAAATTGATCATCTGCAGGAGGTCAATCATCAATTAGCAATGAGAGGACTGTTGGAGGATGAAAATAAAGAAGTTATTGATCGCTTGTCACCGTCTAAGAGTCAATCCATTGATAAGCTGATGGATAAAAATTACTATATTGGTTCGGCCTTGCTTTTTAAGGATGGACAAATTGTTTATAAAAAGGGATTTGGGTATTCAGATTATCAAACCAAAAAGAAAAACACGTCAAATTCCCTTTATCAGTGGGCATCACTTCAAAAGTCGATCACTGCTGTTCTAATCATGAAATCAGTTGAAGAGGGGAACCTTAAATTAACAGACCACTTAAGTAAATTTTATCCCACAGTTCCTGGGAGCCAAAAGATTACAATCCGCCAAATGTTAAATATGACTTCTGGTTTATCTGTTAAAGACGGTAAACCAATCATTCCGGCTAAGGACGTCATTAAAGATAATATTTCGCGAACAACTTTTGATCAAAAAAAGTGGAATCATGCCATGTATTCGCCTGTTAACTATGTATTAATGGCAGGAATTTTAGAAAAGGTGAATGACACAAATTATTATCAGTTAATTCAAGATAAGATTTTTAAACCGCTAAAGCTTAAAAATGTTGGATTTACTTCAGCTGTTGATTGGAAGCCGATTCAGATGTTTAGTTATCAAACTCCGACACCTAAGACTGCACCCTATTTAAAGACGATTCCGACCAATCCGCTTACTTACACTAAAGAATTAGGAACAGGGAATGTTTATTCAACAGCTCAAACGCTTTTAGAAACGCAATTATCTATTGTTGCTGGAAAAATCATTTCTAAAGATGACCTGAGGACTTTACGCAATACTACAGGGGGCTATTATGCAGGCGGTGTGTATAACTACGACGATCATTTTTATTCTCACGGCTTAATTGCCGGATATGAAACTAGTATGTACATCACAAATGATGGTACTAACGCAATAATTTTAATGAGCAACCGCAGTATTCCGTATCCAGATTTGAAGAAATCATATTCCTTTATTAGTTCACTTTACAACCAAATGATGAAATAA
- a CDS encoding multicopper oxidase family protein — protein MDEKVYKEYFYDATGFDTQDGGYKELETPDVEPNPIDILNLLKPDQETDTDIYYTVCAQTGETQILPGEKTKTWGYNNSILGKTIVFPVGKHIHVTLQNRLPEVTTFHWHGLNVSGPYVDGGCHAPVYPGEDKQIDFTLNQPAATNWLHAHPCPATAEQVYNGLATMVIVTDEHEASLNLPRTYGVDDIPVVLQDRTFHEHNQLDYRADYDPDGVLGVTPLINGTVNAYFDVTAPKIRLRLLNGANRREWRLHFDDDLEFDQISGDGSLLPHPVHFTKLMLSCAERADIVVDFSKYQAGDEVILYSDDTPILTFRIKEFTNDRHTEVPENLIDIKAPEVDPETPVRKVSMSGMDEAVMMDHKKFKMDRIDAEQPVGLAQYWDVTNTNGRKGGMIHPFHCHGMSFLVISRNGHEPYANEYGYKDTVAVNPSETVRILVRFDLAGLYMYHCHILEHEDGGMMAQIETYVPGEPRKHYELMTMDKLMKAFSEERGIPEDELWLPGMDSYHKMHMEM, from the coding sequence ATGGACGAAAAAGTATATAAGGAATATTTTTATGACGCAACGGGGTTTGATACGCAAGATGGTGGTTACAAAGAGCTTGAAACGCCGGATGTAGAGCCAAACCCAATTGATATTCTAAATTTGTTGAAGCCTGATCAAGAAACGGATACAGATATCTACTATACAGTTTGTGCACAGACTGGCGAAACCCAAATTTTACCTGGAGAAAAAACCAAAACATGGGGTTATAATAATTCGATTTTAGGTAAAACAATCGTGTTTCCTGTGGGGAAACATATCCATGTGACTTTGCAGAATCGTCTGCCAGAAGTTACAACTTTTCATTGGCATGGTTTAAATGTATCTGGACCTTATGTTGATGGGGGCTGTCATGCACCTGTTTATCCAGGAGAAGATAAGCAAATTGATTTTACTTTAAATCAACCGGCAGCTACTAATTGGCTTCATGCTCACCCTTGTCCAGCCACAGCTGAGCAAGTTTATAACGGTTTAGCAACAATGGTAATTGTGACTGATGAACATGAAGCGAGTTTGAACTTGCCTCGTACTTATGGAGTAGATGATATCCCAGTGGTTTTGCAGGATCGGACATTTCATGAACATAATCAGCTTGATTATCGCGCAGACTATGATCCTGATGGGGTTTTAGGTGTTACTCCGTTGATTAATGGAACGGTCAATGCTTATTTTGACGTTACAGCACCTAAAATTAGATTGCGTCTATTAAATGGAGCAAACCGGCGCGAATGGCGCTTACATTTTGATGATGATCTTGAATTCGATCAGATTTCAGGCGATGGTAGTTTACTGCCGCATCCAGTTCATTTTACAAAACTGATGTTATCATGTGCTGAAAGAGCTGATATTGTGGTCGATTTTAGTAAATATCAAGCTGGTGATGAAGTTATTTTATACTCTGACGACACTCCGATTTTAACATTTAGAATTAAAGAATTTACTAATGATCGACATACAGAAGTGCCGGAAAACTTAATTGATATCAAGGCACCAGAAGTTGATCCCGAAACGCCAGTTCGTAAAGTTTCAATGTCTGGCATGGATGAAGCAGTCATGATGGATCATAAAAAGTTTAAAATGGATCGAATTGATGCTGAACAGCCAGTAGGTCTTGCTCAATACTGGGATGTGACGAATACAAATGGTCGTAAAGGCGGAATGATTCATCCGTTCCATTGTCACGGAATGAGTTTTTTGGTGATTTCTCGTAATGGGCATGAGCCATATGCTAATGAATATGGTTATAAAGATACTGTTGCAGTTAATCCAAGTGAGACGGTTCGCATTCTGGTTCGTTTTGATCTAGCAGGACTTTACATGTATCACTGCCATATTTTAGAGCATGAAGATGGCGGCATGATGGCACAAATTGAAACTTACGTTCCGGGTGAACCACGCAAGCATTATGAACTGATGACCATGGATAAATTGATGAAGGCATTTTCTGAAGAGAGAGGAATTCCGGAAGATGAACTTTGGCTTCCTGGGATGGATTCGTATCATAAGATGCACATGGAAATGTAA
- a CDS encoding helix-turn-helix domain-containing protein, with product MKLTELESSFSSIQEDEKFIIDTMAELYSERIKKGISQKELSKRIGMPQPQLAKLEALDSLPTLKTLNRYAKGLGFELSIELISA from the coding sequence GTGAAATTAACAGAACTAGAATCCAGTTTTTCTTCAATTCAAGAAGACGAAAAATTTATTATCGATACGATGGCAGAATTATATTCTGAACGAATCAAAAAAGGTATCTCACAAAAAGAGCTGTCAAAAAGAATCGGAATGCCTCAACCGCAATTAGCAAAATTAGAAGCACTAGATTCACTGCCAACTTTAAAAACTTTAAATAGATACGCTAAAGGATTAGGATTTGAATTAAGCATCGAATTAATTTCCGCTTAA
- a CDS encoding histidine phosphatase family protein: MSQTIYLMRHGQTLFNSQHRIQGWSDSPLTEKGVNQAKIASQYFPENQIKLESAYCSTLERTEDTLLQITDLPYKRLKGLKEWNYGVFEAESDYLYPFNNDANFFPLFGGESDLDVQKRMSTTIKDIVTQDHSSNILIVSHGGAIRSFARAWRKYEANSNYLPYENCCVLKFIYENDVFSFQNMYNHDFSSLES; this comes from the coding sequence ATGTCCCAAACTATTTATTTAATGCGTCATGGACAAACTTTATTTAATTCTCAACACCGAATTCAAGGTTGGTCAGATTCACCTTTAACTGAAAAAGGAGTTAATCAGGCGAAAATTGCCAGTCAATATTTTCCTGAAAATCAAATCAAACTTGAAAGTGCGTACTGTTCAACTTTGGAAAGAACTGAAGACACACTTTTGCAAATAACCGATCTGCCATACAAACGCTTAAAAGGGTTAAAAGAATGGAACTATGGCGTTTTTGAAGCTGAATCAGATTATCTTTACCCTTTTAATAATGATGCGAATTTCTTTCCGCTTTTCGGCGGTGAAAGCGACCTTGACGTTCAAAAAAGAATGAGCACTACTATTAAAGATATTGTAACTCAGGATCATTCATCTAATATTCTGATTGTTTCTCATGGCGGTGCGATTAGAAGTTTTGCCCGCGCTTGGCGTAAGTACGAAGCCAACAGCAATTACTTACCTTATGAAAACTGCTGCGTACTCAAATTTATCTATGAAAATGATGTATTTTCATTTCAAAATATGTATAATCATGACTTTAGTTCGCTGGAATCATGA
- a CDS encoding alpha/beta hydrolase: MDQIIKSLQDHWQQNRTQDLEKFALQPRPAGARIETDYKYVAHGDNEQTLNLYFPESAMPKKLPTIIDIHGGGWMYGDRNLNNNYCLYLASLGYAVMAMSYRLFPKVGIKSMVQDIFSSLHWLEDYRSDEFDLSKVLLTGDSAGGHLAALVMEIQSNEKLQQIYGVKPVNFSFSLVAITCGVVEPDQLKSVKDSLMAQAKDVYHQLFIKEGNIPFNFSEVISDGTKMPEVMVIGGGQDRFISQTELLIKLLKDHNYRFTANLIEFDEGPHLGHVFNVSNWEWPESIRVNQKMIEQFIKE; encoded by the coding sequence ATGGATCAAATTATTAAAAGTCTTCAAGATCATTGGCAGCAAAACCGCACGCAAGATTTAGAAAAATTTGCATTACAGCCAAGACCAGCGGGAGCTCGCATTGAAACAGATTATAAATATGTCGCTCATGGTGATAATGAGCAAACTTTAAATTTATATTTTCCTGAAAGTGCGATGCCCAAAAAACTACCAACAATTATTGATATTCATGGTGGCGGATGGATGTATGGCGATCGTAACTTGAATAACAATTATTGCTTGTATCTAGCATCTCTTGGATATGCAGTAATGGCGATGAGTTATCGACTTTTTCCAAAAGTCGGAATTAAAAGTATGGTGCAGGATATTTTTTCGAGTTTACATTGGTTAGAAGATTATCGCTCGGATGAGTTTGACCTCAGCAAAGTTTTATTAACAGGCGATTCAGCAGGGGGACATCTTGCTGCTTTAGTAATGGAGATTCAATCAAATGAAAAATTACAGCAGATTTATGGAGTGAAACCTGTTAATTTTTCGTTTTCTTTGGTTGCTATTACTTGTGGGGTAGTTGAACCAGATCAGCTTAAGTCAGTAAAAGATTCATTGATGGCACAAGCTAAAGATGTTTATCATCAACTTTTCATTAAGGAAGGAAATATCCCATTTAACTTTTCAGAAGTTATTAGTGATGGCACAAAAATGCCAGAAGTAATGGTGATAGGTGGTGGTCAAGATCGTTTTATCAGCCAAACCGAGTTATTAATAAAACTTCTCAAAGATCATAATTATCGTTTTACTGCCAATTTAATTGAATTTGATGAAGGACCGCATTTAGGTCATGTCTTTAATGTTAGTAATTGGGAATGGCCCGAAAGTATCAGAGTGAATCAAAAAATGATAGAACAGTTTATTAAGG